DNA sequence from the Brachybacterium avium genome:
GCGCCTGAGCGAGACCTTTCAGGACTCATCCGCGAGAGCCCTCACCCGATCGGGTGGGGGCTCTCGTGCATCTGACCACCGAGGAGAACCGATGCCCGCGTCAGCACCCACCATCCTGGCCACCAGCGCCGGCTATCGCCCGCACCCCCGCCTGCGCTTCGGATTCGGGCCGATGATGGCCTTCGCGCTCGAGCTCTCTCAGGAACGTCGTCCCCGCGCCGACGGACCGCCGCAGATCTGCCACCTCGGCACCGCGAACGGCGACGACAGGAGCTTCCAACGCGATATGGAGGAGGCGGCACGAGAGGCGGGATACGTCCTGCACCATCTGAGCCTGTTCCCGCAGCCGAACGTCGAGGACATCGAAGGCTACCTGCGCGGTTTCGACGTGATCTGGGTCAACGGCGGTTCGGTGGTGAACCTGCTCGCGGTGTGGCGGGCTCACGAGCTGCCGGAGATCCTCCGCCGGCTCTGGCAGGACGGCGTGGTGCTGGCCGGCATCTCCGCAGGATCGATCTGCTGGTTCGAGGGCGGGGTCACCGACTCCTTCGGCCCCGACCTGCAGCCGGTGACGAACGGACTGGGCTTCCTGCCCGGTGCCAACGGGGTGCACATGGACTCCGAGGACCGGCGAAGGCCGCTGCTGCACGAGCTGGTGACCAAGCGGACTCTGGGCCCCGCACTGTGCACCGACGACGGCACCGGGCTGCTCTTCCGCGGCACCGAGCTCGTCGAGGCGGTCGCCGAGATCGACGGGGCCCGGGTCACGCGGATCGAGCGCGGCGCTGACGGGGTCGTGGTGGAGACCGATCTGCCGGTGCGCCGGCTGCGCTGAGCGTCAGAGGACTTCGCGCAGCACCGCGGTGAGGCCGTTCGGGATCTCGACCAGCCGCACCGGGTCGACCTCGGTGCGATCCAAGGTGGCAAGCAGCGGGGCGGTGTGCGGGTCGGTGGGGTGGTTGTCCAGGTCCAGCGACCGGACTCCCATCTCGCGCAGGTCCTCGAGCATCGCGGCAAGGCAGAGGGCGACATCGGCCCGGGCCTGCGGGGCGGCTGCGTCGACGGCCTCGAGCGCGCCCTCGCGGCGAGGGCCGACGGGCATGCCCTCGTCGTCGTCCGTGCTGTAGAGGTCCGCGAGCGCCGTGATCTCACCGTCGCGGACCGCGGCCCAGGAGTGCTCCCGCACGGACTCCTCGTAGAACTCCTCGCCCACCTCGGGGCGAATCACCTCACGGGGCGCCGTGGGCGACCAGCTGGCGTGCTGCCAGGCGTAGCGGTCCGTGAGAGCGTCGACGAGCTGCTGGCGGGGCAGCACGGTCCACGGCACCGCGCGGGCTCCTCGCACATCCGTCGCCCCTCGCACCGCGGCGCACCAGCGGGCGGTGCGAGCCGCGGCGACATCGACGCGCAGCAGCGGAACCTCAAGGTAGGTCACTGCACCTTGGGCACGCAGGAATCCGTCGCGTTCCGAACCGGGCTCGACCTTGTTGGACAGCGGATTATTGCTGTATGTGCCGAGTTCGCGAAGAAGCGCTGTGCCGTGGCCCTGGCGGCGGTGCGCGGGATCGATCTCGAGCTCCACCAGATCGCGGCCGGGATGGACGGTGTTCGGGCCGATGCAGCCGACGCCGATCACCGTCGCGCCATCGCCCGCACTCTCGAGCTCGAGCACCAGGGCGCGGAAGCCCACCCGCCAGCCGTCGGGCTTCAGCCACTCGAAGCGGTGGCCGTCACGCTCGGCGTCGACCGGCGTCGCGGGGCGGAACCTCCGCGCCGCGCTCACTCCGCGGCGGCGTCCGCGAAGGTCGCGGTGTCGATCACGGCGCGGAAGTGCACGTCCCCGGCGACCACGCGGTCGTAGGCGGCATCGGCCTCGTGGATGCCGATGACCTCGACCTTTGCGGCGAGGCCGTGCTCGGCGCAGAAGTCGAGCATCTCCTGGGTCTCGGCGATGCCGCCGATGTTCGAGCCGGCCAGCACCTTGGCGCCGCCGATGAGCGATCCGAAGCCGACCGGCTGCTTCTCCGGGGGCAGGCCGACCACCGCCATCACGCCGCGGGGGGTGAGCAGGCGCAGGTAGCGGTCCACCGGGATGGAGGCGCTGATGGTGTTGAGGATCAGATCGAACTCGCCGCGGTGTTCGCGGAAGAAGTTCTCCTCGGTGGTGGACAGCACCCGCGTCGCACCGAGCGCGAGGGCGTCCTGCTCCTTCTTCAGCGAGCGGGAGAGCACGGTGACCTCGGCGCCCATCGCCGCAGCGATCTGCACGCCCATATGGCCGAGCCCGCCCAGGCCCAGGACGGCGACCCGCTTGGCGCGGCCGTCGACGGGTGTGTCGGCGCCCCAGCGGCGCAGCGGGGAGTACGTGGTGATGCCGGCGCACAGCAGCGGGGCCGCGGCATCGAAGGCGAGCTCGTCGGGGATGCGGCACACGAA
Encoded proteins:
- a CDS encoding GNAT family N-acetyltransferase, yielding MSAARRFRPATPVDAERDGHRFEWLKPDGWRVGFRALVLELESAGDGATVIGVGCIGPNTVHPGRDLVELEIDPAHRRQGHGTALLRELGTYSNNPLSNKVEPGSERDGFLRAQGAVTYLEVPLLRVDVAAARTARWCAAVRGATDVRGARAVPWTVLPRQQLVDALTDRYAWQHASWSPTAPREVIRPEVGEEFYEESVREHSWAAVRDGEITALADLYSTDDDEGMPVGPRREGALEAVDAAAPQARADVALCLAAMLEDLREMGVRSLDLDNHPTDPHTAPLLATLDRTEVDPVRLVEIPNGLTAVLREVL
- a CDS encoding NAD(P)-dependent alcohol dehydrogenase, coding for MPFTVKALQKTGPEQPFRVTTIERRDPRPDDVVIDIRAAGICHSDIHTIRNEWGEASFPLTVGHEIAGVVSAVGADVTDWKVGDRVGVGCLVNSCGTCEECRADQEQNCLEGNVGTYNATDVDGTVTQGGYAEKVVVNERFVCRIPDELAFDAAAPLLCAGITTYSPLRRWGADTPVDGRAKRVAVLGLGGLGHMGVQIAAAMGAEVTVLSRSLKKEQDALALGATRVLSTTEENFFREHRGEFDLILNTISASIPVDRYLRLLTPRGVMAVVGLPPEKQPVGFGSLIGGAKVLAGSNIGGIAETQEMLDFCAEHGLAAKVEVIGIHEADAAYDRVVAGDVHFRAVIDTATFADAAAE
- a CDS encoding peptidase E, which gives rise to MPASAPTILATSAGYRPHPRLRFGFGPMMAFALELSQERRPRADGPPQICHLGTANGDDRSFQRDMEEAAREAGYVLHHLSLFPQPNVEDIEGYLRGFDVIWVNGGSVVNLLAVWRAHELPEILRRLWQDGVVLAGISAGSICWFEGGVTDSFGPDLQPVTNGLGFLPGANGVHMDSEDRRRPLLHELVTKRTLGPALCTDDGTGLLFRGTELVEAVAEIDGARVTRIERGADGVVVETDLPVRRLR